The genomic region aaaaaggtcactatattatcatcgactctatatattctcaatatatctataagccattcatgcggcactgaatcaaaggccttcttgtaatcaatgaaggcagtaaaaagattcctctttttggaatatgcctggttagaaatgactgagtcgatgatgagttgttctttgcatcccatggaacccttagcgcatcctttctgttgaggctctatgatattgttcagagcacagtgttgatagatacgccgggctacacaggatgtgaccaatttatacaaagttggaagacaagtaattgggcggtatttggctggatcttgggtgttattttgatccttcggcaTTAAATAAGTGgtaccctgagttaggaatgctggtatatcctgcggattagaaataacatgattaattaatgttgataagcattcatgaacactccaaaacttcttgagccaaaagttttgaactccatctggtccaggagatttccagttatgaaggtctttgatgatatttgagacttcttcagtagtgaagggttcgtaaagggtagtaatgtagtgttggcagttctgtgtcgtatcttctatccatccagcattgttgttaagagcagctggtgtggaaagttgatttccccaaaactcatgaatttcttcttggcttgggtaagtcttatcgacacgttctacagtggaattgagttttcgatagaacgccttctcagaactctcaaaaagagcattgtcgcttttgcggttgttactaactttgtacctccttagtcgccctgaataaacggagagtttttgttttaatgtatccatacactgatgggctgtgttgttttctggatcatatcttgagtgtcttgcggtactcagcattatttcttcagctctcctgatgacttttctacttgttacacctcgtatgtattctgtgactataccaatatccttacgtagtaattcaatctttccgagcagtcttttttcccaaggtgcaattctgttaccagttcttccgttattagtaccccgtcgtgttctgatcttaacgcccattacattagcaattgctgttgctgcagagtagattagcatgtgcaaatattctaatgtgtgggcttctgcGACATAAATGGGTAgaacttcagtgttcacaatttgtaacagcgcacctagtttcttacaagagtttattcgtggtagcggtggtctgctaagtgggtttgttccattaaactcctgtaccgcacgtgccatttcgcttactaggttatcacgtaactcgttgttttcctgctctgtattgtcaggttgagtttcttgtatggcaagctcaggaatctgctcgtGAACTTCAAcagggacttgatcttcaattacaacatcgttctgaatctcccgttcgacttcgcttctgatggtattgcgtctagcctctgggataaggttgtttcttataattacccggtattggtctgatactcgttgctccgattaTTCgtcgcttattattattattataattccGATTATTGTTATTATTTCCCCTATTATTATTGTATCGACTATTAAAACCCCCACGTTCATTATTATTACTATttgatttattattattttgacttctgttataattattattattattaaaattactttCATTAAAGTTTTGTgagttattattataattacttCTTTGCCTGAAGTTTTGCAAAGCTCTCtctttttctattaaaaaattacacAGCATGTTAAAAtctgtaaaattaaaatttagtcaaatattttcaatttgctCTTCAAAATGAACTATTATATGGTTAATCAACTCTTTCTCTGTTAATTTGCCATCTAAATATTGGGCATCACTATATAGTCGCATAGCATATAAATGCATACTTGTTCGCGAGTTAGAGTTGTATTTTCCTCCGAACAATTCAGATCTTACTACCTGTTGTCGCGATAGTCCcagaaaaattctaaaaattttgttttgaactgTTCAAAGTTTTCTAATTCATTTTCTACATTTGTATACCAAATTAATGCTTCTCCTCTTAATTGGTTTCTTATAACTTCCCTAAATTCAtcaaaattattatattgtaaagaTTTGGTCATGAGGATCCTTATGAATGGTACAGGATGTGGTGATTTATAATCTCCATTTAAATATATCCTGTTATCTGAGGTTTCAATTGTATGTATTATAGTTCCTTTAGTTGTATTTCTTATCTTCCTCTCCATCTTCTCTATTTCTTGTTTTACTTCTTTTATTTCAATCTTCCATTTATTTTCCAATTGATCCTCCTTTTCTTTAGATGTTTTTTGTTCTTTCTTTATTTCACTTATATTCTCATCTACCATCATAAATCTCTTGTTCGTCCATTCTGCTTCCTTTTCCATATCTTCCTCTACCATATTAATTCTTTCTTTATGCTGTTGTATTTGAATTATTATTTCTTGATTTTCAGAAGTTAATTTTGTTTCTAATGTTTCATGTTTATTCATCATTTCTTCATATAACATTTTTACTTCTCCAATACTCTTGCTTACCCTTTGTTCAATTTGTTCTTCTAGTCTCTTAGATGTCTCTTCAAGTTTATATTCCATCTTCTCTAATGTTTCTTCTAATTTCTCCCCTAATCTTTgttctaataatttattatttctttctgattttttactattttcttctaatttaTGCTCTACTGATTTATTATTCTCTTCTGCTTTCTgactattttcttctaatttttgttCTAATGATTTACTATTTCCTTCTGCTTTTTGACTAGTCTCGTCTAGTTTTATTCTCATTTTCTTGTTGTTTTCATCCAAGTGAattaattttgtttctattttattattattttcttccatttttgttAGTCTTAATTCCATAAATTTTTCAAGGTCAGATTTCTCTTCCTTCTGTTCCTCTCCCTGTGTCGTCTTCGAAACAGATCTACGTCCATCTGCCATTTTGTATGTTTTATATCAAACtctaacttttatttttaatctgacaattttgcCCTTTATCAATTTATTCGTGCCACAACGTTGGGATAGCCAATTATTATATATTTCTGATAATAATTGACCtttaaataacaataataattgttatttaatttttaatttattatttattttaattttaatgattatcttaaatgattttaataaatttttttgaatgaTTTAATTAATTCCACAAccctatttattttatattttatttaaaattgatttattttattaaacattttattttataattgaattttatttttattgatttattgatttttattgAATCTATTGGGCGCCATCTATTAAGAAACTATTGTACCTACCAACTCAGCTCAGTTGAATACTTACACATAACAGGAAACTCTTATCTCTTTGGGGTCGTGAGACATGAAACTGTTGTAAGATGGACAAATTGTGCTAATAGATTGGAATTCATAAACAAAATGGAGAGACAACACAATTCTGATGAAAAACTTTTACAAATATATTGAAATAAAAGAAACAAGCTGAATGCAACATCAAATAAGGTAAATACAGAAATTATCATTAAAATTTTAATACTAGAATATCATTATACCGCATATCCTGGCTTATATCTATAGTTATAAGAAAACAAATGAAAGGTCATTGACTTTTGTGGTTATGATCAAAAATAAACCAAATTATGCAAGTATGGATATTTCTCTCTAAATTATTGTCTTGCCAAAGCAATAAATAgtattaaattttcaaaatttttatcttGATCATGCATGTtttaatattcaatatttttattgaaCATGATATCATGGAAAATAGttttttgtacaaaataataacGTCACCTGACAATTATAGTCCACCGAAGCCGAATTCTTTCTTGAAACACATCCAAATGCTGGTTTTCCATTGAGCTTCAGGTTCTCCCCAAGTCCATGCAGGTTACAATACCATTTTAGTGACTTAATTAAAGTCCCTTCTGCTTCAAAACACTTTTCATACGAAGATTAAACATTAAAGTTTATTTTGTGATCAGTTTTTCGACTGCATTTTccgaattttttatttttaaaccaaatCTTTTGGGAATAGCTTTAAAAAGCGTCTCTTCCCTTTGAATCCCTAGAACCTTCTCcttgaattcaattttttaagctTGGCGTCCTTTTTACAGCCAAtcatatttaaacaaattaataatTCATGCTTTGGAAATTTAAATGAGCCAAtgaaataattttgcaaattatgacatttaatcaaaatggtatttttttgtctaaaatttggaaatatatgCCTAAATGGTGATCTTATTCTCTTATTTGAGTAAAattgaattaaagaattaaattcattgaactttatagattcttttcatatattttgcatatttgaGGATACTCCCAATAAATTGTTATAGCCACTTTATGCGAACACTGTCCGTACACTTTCTATACCTTTTACCACTACCTCTACAAATTTAAGTCCAAATATCTTCACTATTAATActgtaacaaaagagaaatcttggacgaccgccgtataacagtaaacacctcgagaatgacgtcatcgaatgatctaggcctcggcggaaaggaggaggaacttctcgaacatacgacccgtaggcggaacacgctgatagctagagatgggcgtcgattgttccagaataacaactgggtataaatacgggcatatttgtaaatacagtttagtcttaagccaaagtttgtaaagtaaacttgtataaataaataataaagtcgtaaataaatacgaaccgctagttttattgtaattataagtaattacaatagtcgcgttacagttggtgtcaggtgtggggttaacttagtgcgatataaataagtgaattacagagagactttaaaagacttttgaactttattcgtcgggaataaccg from Diabrotica virgifera virgifera chromosome 3, PGI_DIABVI_V3a harbors:
- the LOC126882613 gene encoding uncharacterized protein LOC126882613 encodes the protein MADGRRSVSKTTQGEEQKEEKSDLEKFMELRLTKMEENNNKIETKLIHLDENNKKMRIKLDETSQKAEGNSKSLEQKLEENSQKAEENNKSVEHKLEENSKKSERNNKLLEQRLGEKLEETLEKMEYKLEETSKRLEEQIEQRVSKSIGEVKMLYEEMMNKHETLETKLTSENQEIIIQIQQHKERINMVEEDMEKEAEWTNKRFMMVDENISEIKKEQKTSKEKEDQLENKWKIEIKEVKQEIEKMERKIRNTTKGTIIHTIETSDNRIYLNGDYKSPHPVPFIRILMTKSLQYNNFDEFREVIRNQLRGEALIWYTNVENELENFEQFKTKFLEFFWDYRDNR